One window of Halichondria panicea chromosome 7, odHalPani1.1, whole genome shotgun sequence genomic DNA carries:
- the LOC135339086 gene encoding NACHT, LRR and PYD domains-containing protein 3-like: MATKEQNQELTIDDLKTKMKLTDEQLNTTIQEPDLPELAACFDNVHKGYLEKLELLPGEQTDVRTRAYVDGTLAGMLLALKCWILTNGLDATFQALLLIILSLLKEDVAVRVCKYLSDKYSTTSCPPSRERVLLNHKLSLYRDYLQSRYRAQVSTSATQWPPVATNKVFKLAMIQKEKIQRGGIDDEFVRLTMTGKIDDILFQKTPVDLTNIFCKIGDRRQFVLIEGAPGSGKSTLALHICQEWAKGKLFQEFDIAILVRLRDPLVREAITISNLLPCTNKAMANETETAIMSLYGKGVLWVLDGWDELPSDLPRDSIINKLIMPGMSQESPLHESAVIATSRPSSSAELHPLVSSRVEVLGFTPYQLEQYLTECLKGDSQAVQTLLERIRDNPVVESSCYLPLNASIVVNCFLSDNHSLPTSNHGLFISVVQSSLKRYLQDRLGKTTPVGDITSPDSLPSEIRTQTVQMCQLAYHGIEENRATFTDRDLDLLSIPKDISKIGLLQAVSSIISDGHLVYYCFLHLSIQELLAAVHISLMSSKQQISVFQKLFVNPRFNAVFQFYAGITKLRTSRPILSKLPRFLCPFPTSVFDLVRKVVKSEKEKGYGEPKTLLLSIVHCLYEAEDLSLYAFVDVLLKHALNLNPTTMNPIDCLSVGYFASVCSNTSNVFSLRLRSCSIGDQGCKFLARGLSKCSHSHSQISLDLWGNDIHEEGIRHIAEVLENTSFISKLILSNNAIGNSGLSILCEALSTNTSLKDLTVCNCSLSLNNHGAIPRLLSTNTTLQYLNLSHNVIGNTELNNLCESLSTNTSLKDLNLRDCSLFLDNHGAIPRLLSTNTILERLYLSGNSIGNRELKNLCKSLSTNTQLNSLELSNCSLKISDNNGAALYQLLNRNNSLEHLNLSMNTVTSCRHIAAGLAVNKTLRFLDLNTCKLTDLSIEELSTGLISKIEKLYIDGNDSITVYGIKMLARYLTTHCSELKSLFMPYHLRSCIESVFRETNKERKRNGFPEIDFLN; encoded by the exons atggccactaaagagcagaaccaag agctcacaattgatGATTTGAAGACAaaaatgaaactgactgatgagcagctcaatacaacaatacaggaaccagatctacccgagttagcagcatgtttcgacaaTGTTCACAAAGGCTATCTTGAAAAACTGGAGCTCTTACCTGGAGAACAAACTGACGTGAGGACTAGAGCATATGTAGATGGCACTCTGGCGGGAATGTTACTGGCTCTGAAATGCTGGATACTGACCAACGGACTAGACGCCACTTtccaagctctgctactcatcatACTCTCCCTGCTCAAAGAAGATGTTGCTGTtcgagtgtgcaagtacttgtctgacaaat actccaccacctcgtgtcccccctcccgagagagggtcctgctgaaccacaagctgtccttgtacagggactacctacaaagtcgctacagagcacaagtatccacatcagccacacaatggcctcccgtCGCAACGAACAAAGTGTTTAAActggccatgattcagaaggagaaGATACAGAGAGGAGGAATcgacgatgaatttgttaGACTAACAATGACAGGAAAAATCGATGACATTTTATTTCAAAAGACTCCAGTTGACTTGACCAACATTTTCTGTAAAATTGGAGATAGGCGTcagtttgtgttgattgaaggagctcccggctctggcaagagcacccttgctctacacatttgtcaggagtgggcaaaggggaaactATTCCAAGagttcgatattgcaatcctcgtgagactgagagatccaCTTGTTAGAGAAGCCATTACAATTTCTAACTTACTTCCCTGCACAAACAAAGCGATGGCTAATGAAACAGAGACTGCAATTATGTCACTGTATggcaaaggtgtactgtgggtgctAGACGGATGGGACGAACTTCCTTCTGACCTCCCTAGAGACTCAATCATCAACAAACTAATAATGCCAGGCATGTCACAAGAAAGTCCACTACACGAATCTGCTGTGATTGCAACATCTCGGCCTTCATCTTCggctgagctccacccactagtGTCGTCCAGGGTGGAGGTATTGGGGTTCACTCCATATCAACTAGAGCAGTACCTCACCGAGTGTCTGAAaggtgactcacaagctgtgcagactctactggagagaattcGAGATAACCCAGTAGTAGAAAGCAGctgctacctccccctcaatgcttccattgtCGTTAATTGCTTCCTTTCTGATAACCACTCACTCCCCACATCCAACCACGGGTTATTCATATCAGTTGTCCAGAGCTctctcaagagatacctcCAGGATAGGTTGGGGAAGACCACTCCAGTGGGAGACATCACATCCCCAGACTCACTGCCCTCAGAAATCAGAACACAGACCGtacaaatgtgtcaacttgcatatcaTGGGATTGAGGAAAACAGAGCGACGTTTACTGACAGAGATTTGGACCTTCTTTCCATTCCAAAGGACATTTCCAAGATTGGATTATTGCAAGCTGTTTCCAGTATCATTAGCGACGGTCATCTGGTTTACTACTGCTTTCTCCACCTgtctattcaagagctactaGCAGCAGTCCATATTTCTCTTATGTCTTCCAAGCAACAGATTTCTGTGTTTCAGAAGCTGTTTGTTAATCCTCGATTCAATGCAGTCTTCCAATTTTATgctggtatcaccaaactgaGAACTAGTAGACCAATCCTCAGCAAGCTACCTCGATTCTTGTGTCCATTTCCAACATCTGTTTTTGATCTGGTCCGAAAGGTTGTAAAGAGTGAGAAAGAGAAAGGATATGGTGAGCCGAAAACCCTCTTGTTGTCCATTGTTCATTGTCTGTATGAAGCTGAAGATTTGTCACTATATGCGTTTGTGGATGTTCTTCTTAAGCACGCGTTGAATCTTAACCCCACTACAATGAATCCTATTGACTGCCTCTCTGTTGGTTATTTTGCTTCAGTTTGTTCCAACACCAGTAATGTATTCTCGCTGCGTCTCAGAAGTTGCTCTATTGGTGAccaaggctgcaaatttctggcCCGAGGACTCTCCAAGTGTTCACACTCTCACTCCCAGATTAGTCTGGATCTTTGGGGTAACGATATTCATGAAGAAGGAATACGTCACATCGCTGAGGTGCTGGAGAACACAAGTTTTATATCCAAATTGATTTTGTCTAATAATGCTATTGGCAACAGTGGACTTAGCATACTCTGTGAGGCCTTGTCAACTAACACATCACTGAAGGATCTCACTGTCTGTAACTGCTCACTATCTCTCAACAATCACGGAGCAATTCCTCGACTACTGAGCACAAACACTACTCTTCAATACCTTAATTTGTCACACAATGTTATTGGTAACACTGAACTGAATAATCTCTGTGAATCCTTGTCAACTAATACATCATTAAAGGATCTGAATCTCCGTGACTGCTCATTATTTCTCGATAATCACGGAGCAATCCCTCGACTATTGAGCACGAACACTATTCTTGAACGCCTTTATTTATCAGGAAATTCTATTGGTAACAGGGAACTGAAGAATCTATGCAAATCCTTGTCAACTAACACACAATTAAACAGCCTGGAACTGAGCAATTGCTCGCTAAAAATATCGGACAACAATGGAGCTGCTCTCTATCAACTTTTGAATAGAAACAATTCCCTTGAACATCTTAATTTGTCTATGAACACAGTCActagctgtcgtcacattgctgctggacttgcagtCAATAAGACTCTGAGATTTTTGGACTTGAACACGTGTAAACTGACTGATCTGAGTATCGAGGAACTATCAACTGGACTAATCAGCAAGATTGAAAAACTGTACATCGACGGCAATGACTCAATAACAGTATACGGAATAAAGATGCTTGCCAGATatctaaccacccactgctctgaactAAAATCTTTGTTCATGCCATATCACCTAAGATCCTGTATCGAGTCAGTATTCCGGGAGactaacaaagagaggaagagaaatgggTTTCCTGAGATCGATTTCCTTAATTGA